From the Toxotes jaculatrix isolate fToxJac2 chromosome 15, fToxJac2.pri, whole genome shotgun sequence genome, one window contains:
- the LOC121193897 gene encoding ras-related protein Rab-17-like, with the protein MGENGCQERVPGGAQLHRDTLSRPVQTLRVKMVLLGGSGVGKSSLALRFGKDEFKSTSPTVGCAYLTRVVHLSDVTLRFEIWDTAGQEKYHSVTPLYYRGAHAALLVYDISKRETFIRAQVWLKELEKQYIPGSTVMWLVGNKGDLAHDRKVSVQEGQALASDRGLSFTETSALSGDQVSELLLTIAHRVYECIGAQQGGLTEWRETPLVDLHHRDTFTPFASCCKVGP; encoded by the exons ATGGGGGAGAATGGGTGCCAGGAAAGGGTGCCAGGAGGAGCTCAACTCCACAGGGACACTTTGAGTAGACCAGTACAGACCCTCAGAGTTAAGATGGTACTTCTGGGAGGTTCTGGTGTGGGAAAGTCAAGTTTGGCACTGCGATTTGGCAAGGATGAGTTCAAGAGTACATCACCTACTGTAGGCT GTGCCTACCTGACCCGGGTGGTGCATCTGAGTGATGTCACGCTTCGCTTTGAGATATGGGACACGGCAGGGCAAGAAAAATACCACAGCGTCACCCCACTTTACTACAGAGGAGCCCACGCTGCACTCTTGGTCTACGATATCAGCAAAAGG GAAACTTTTATCAGAGCTCAAGTGTGGCTCAAAGAGCTTGAGAAACAGTACATCCCAGGATCCACTGTCATGTGGCTGGTTGGCAACAAGGGAGATCTGGCTCACGATAGGAAAGTCTCTGTGCAG GAAGGACAGGCTCTGGCCAGTGACAGGGGTTTATCCTTTACAGAGACATCAGCCCTGTCGGGAGATCAAGTCAGCGAACTGCTGCTAACTATAG CCCACAGAGTGTACGAGTGTATCGGAGCACAGCAGGGAGGTCTGACCGAGTGGCGGGAGACACCACTTGTGGATCTGCATCATAGGGACACATTCACTCCTTTTGCATCCTGCTGCAAAGTTGGACCCTAA